A genomic stretch from uncultured Cohaesibacter sp. includes:
- a CDS encoding ATP-binding cassette domain-containing protein, with protein sequence MDDRLLTLEAVDFAYDKEPVLSGIALRVGKRQVVALMGPSGCGKTTLLSLILRELHPDAGRIEWAAERLSVMFQDPLLLPWRTVLDNVAFALKGQIASREKREEKASAMLKAVGLPEEHFRQFPHQLSGGMRQRVSLARALVVEPDMLLLDEPFHGLDFNLVQQMQALLRSHVNERGMGLLMVTHDARHAAAMADEILVLSSGPACVMARFDARFYDAKGESAVPSHLLLADEIEQAFMGPIKGCSVRRQKA encoded by the coding sequence ATGGATGATCGTCTGCTCACGCTTGAAGCTGTCGACTTTGCTTATGACAAAGAGCCGGTGCTGTCGGGCATTGCTCTTCGCGTTGGCAAGCGGCAAGTGGTGGCGCTGATGGGGCCTTCGGGCTGCGGCAAGACAACGCTGCTTTCCTTGATCCTGAGGGAGCTGCATCCCGATGCGGGCCGCATCGAGTGGGCTGCAGAGCGCCTTTCTGTGATGTTCCAGGATCCGCTGTTGCTGCCGTGGCGCACCGTCCTTGACAATGTCGCGTTCGCCCTGAAGGGGCAGATCGCATCACGCGAGAAGCGGGAAGAAAAGGCATCAGCGATGCTGAAGGCGGTTGGGTTGCCTGAAGAGCATTTTCGGCAGTTCCCCCACCAGCTTTCCGGAGGCATGCGCCAGCGGGTGTCGTTGGCGCGGGCGCTTGTTGTCGAGCCGGATATGCTGCTGCTTGATGAACCGTTCCATGGGCTCGATTTCAATCTGGTGCAACAGATGCAGGCCCTGCTGCGCAGCCATGTAAATGAGCGCGGGATGGGGCTTTTGATGGTGACCCATGATGCGCGCCATGCCGCTGCGATGGCAGACGAGATTCTCGTTCTGTCTTCAGGGCCTGCATGCGTCATGGCCCGCTTTGATGCGCGTTTCTATGATGCTAAGGGAGAGAGCGCTGTTCCCTCCCATCTGCTGTTGGCCGATGAGATAGAGCAAGCCTTCATGGGGCCTATCAAAGGATGCTCCGTGCGCCGCCAAAAAGCATGA
- a CDS encoding sulfite exporter TauE/SafE family protein: protein MLETLPLFAHTQLSEVTLWGLIIASFFTSAFTAAFGIGGGVTLLAILGMVIPVTTLIPLHGTVQLGSNAGRAWHLREHINWRLIGLILLGTIAGTLVGSQIVIALPEALLQIILALFILAITWLPIPRLVTNADSAVGVGAFIASLAGMFVGATGPLIAGLISGKIANRQGVVATHAAAMTLSHALKIIAFGFLGFAFTNWLGLIGAMILSGYLGTRAGSKLLHVMDETLFRKIFRVIITALALLMLFGGARSIL from the coding sequence TTGCTGGAAACCCTACCCCTCTTTGCCCATACCCAGCTTAGCGAAGTCACGCTCTGGGGGCTCATTATCGCGAGCTTCTTTACCTCAGCTTTTACAGCAGCCTTCGGCATCGGCGGCGGCGTGACCTTACTGGCCATTCTGGGCATGGTCATTCCTGTTACCACACTCATTCCCTTACACGGCACCGTGCAACTGGGGTCCAACGCCGGACGCGCATGGCACCTGCGCGAGCATATCAATTGGCGTCTGATCGGTCTTATCCTGCTGGGAACGATCGCTGGCACTCTTGTGGGGTCACAGATTGTCATCGCCTTGCCCGAAGCCCTGCTCCAGATCATTCTTGCCCTGTTCATTCTGGCGATCACCTGGCTCCCCATTCCGCGACTGGTCACCAATGCAGACAGTGCCGTTGGCGTTGGGGCATTCATCGCCTCTCTGGCCGGTATGTTTGTGGGAGCCACAGGCCCGCTCATCGCCGGGCTTATTTCAGGTAAGATTGCCAACCGGCAAGGGGTCGTCGCAACCCATGCAGCAGCCATGACGCTCTCTCATGCCCTGAAAATCATCGCGTTCGGCTTTTTAGGCTTTGCCTTCACAAACTGGCTGGGTCTTATCGGCGCCATGATCCTGTCTGGCTATCTGGGCACCCGCGCCGGCAGCAAGCTGCTCCATGTCATGGATGAGACTCTGTTTCGCAAGATCTTCAGAGTGATCATCACGGCGTTGGCGCTGCTCATGCTTTTTGGCGGCGCACGGAGCATCCTTTGA
- a CDS encoding PhnD/SsuA/transferrin family substrate-binding protein, producing MLLQSDRQLDRRSLLKWAGWLAAAGTPFLPGCLSARAASGGLTLWGIPASPSAVFARAVASGALDHIAPDMRFAVWKSTDQMRAGIVSGDFKLFATSTYAAANFFNRGAGTVMLNVVTWGVLYVMAREEGITKIEDLAGKRVLLSNKNEAPDLLFRLVLTWAGMDPDKDVILDYVGSPGEAVPLYLAGRGDVALLHEPASTAALFRASKAGVPLYRAIDITEVYGNHTGRGPRIPQVGLAVNPAFLEEQPEIVAAVHQACVDAGEWTRANWGAAGKLAAHSLPLPAPVIAQSLPYVHLDVQSAKEARADIDLYFEHLMSLDPGIIGGKMPSSGFYWG from the coding sequence ATGCTTTTACAATCCGACAGACAGCTTGATCGGCGCTCTTTGCTCAAATGGGCTGGATGGCTGGCCGCTGCGGGGACGCCCTTTCTTCCTGGGTGCCTTTCGGCCCGTGCCGCTTCGGGCGGCCTGACTCTTTGGGGCATTCCGGCTTCCCCTTCTGCAGTCTTTGCCCGGGCGGTGGCTTCGGGTGCTTTGGATCACATCGCTCCGGATATGCGGTTTGCTGTTTGGAAGAGCACTGACCAGATGCGGGCGGGCATTGTTTCTGGTGATTTCAAGCTGTTTGCGACCTCCACCTATGCTGCCGCCAATTTCTTCAATCGCGGAGCAGGCACGGTGATGCTCAATGTGGTGACTTGGGGTGTCCTCTATGTAATGGCGCGCGAGGAGGGCATAACCAAAATCGAGGATCTGGCGGGCAAGCGGGTTTTATTGTCGAACAAGAATGAGGCGCCCGACCTGTTGTTCCGCCTTGTGCTCACATGGGCGGGAATGGATCCGGACAAGGATGTCATTCTGGACTATGTCGGATCGCCGGGAGAAGCGGTGCCGCTTTATCTTGCAGGGCGCGGCGATGTGGCTCTGCTGCATGAACCAGCCTCCACGGCGGCGTTGTTTCGCGCCAGCAAGGCCGGGGTGCCGCTCTATCGCGCCATCGATATCACGGAGGTTTATGGCAACCATACAGGGCGGGGGCCGCGTATTCCGCAAGTGGGGTTGGCAGTCAATCCGGCCTTTCTTGAGGAACAGCCTGAGATTGTTGCTGCCGTTCATCAGGCCTGTGTCGATGCGGGAGAATGGACAAGGGCCAACTGGGGGGCAGCAGGGAAGCTGGCGGCGCACTCGCTGCCCTTGCCTGCGCCGGTGATCGCCCAGTCGCTACCCTATGTGCATCTGGATGTACAATCGGCCAAAGAGGCGCGGGCTGATATCGACCTCTATTTCGAGCATCTCATGAGCCTTGATCCGGGCATCATTGGTGGCAAGATGCCTTCATCGGGCTTTTACTGGGGGTAA
- a CDS encoding ABC transporter permease subunit encodes MSNRYQKRARQLRRSLLFTAGVLVMLALWQIGHDAYGSLVLPGVGETFVMLGRMIGSGEVVAALKATAFNALAGWSISVVMGVIAGGIAGRFEIVRFLLQPVSIILIGIPAIAWVVLALLWFGGRWAVVFTVAVATAPMIFAAAVQAVRSLDGDLARMARAFKTPPGAMVRDVYAPHMLAYLYPALATTLAMSWKVSIMAELLSGSGGIGDGIAAARARVDTAQLLAWVVVVVIILLVLDQLLLSLVRERMHVWRSQEEGGRHG; translated from the coding sequence GTGAGCAATCGCTACCAGAAACGCGCCAGACAGTTAAGACGCAGCCTGTTGTTTACTGCAGGGGTGTTGGTGATGCTGGCACTTTGGCAGATTGGGCATGACGCCTATGGTTCGCTCGTTCTGCCCGGAGTGGGCGAAACCTTTGTCATGCTTGGGCGGATGATCGGATCTGGTGAAGTGGTCGCAGCCCTTAAGGCCACGGCCTTCAATGCCCTTGCGGGCTGGAGCATCAGCGTGGTGATGGGCGTGATTGCCGGAGGAATAGCCGGGCGGTTCGAGATTGTGCGTTTTTTGCTTCAGCCGGTTTCCATCATTCTCATTGGCATTCCGGCGATTGCCTGGGTGGTGCTGGCGCTTTTGTGGTTCGGCGGTCGATGGGCCGTGGTCTTTACGGTCGCGGTGGCTACTGCGCCGATGATTTTTGCCGCTGCAGTGCAGGCGGTGCGCAGCCTTGACGGAGATCTGGCGCGTATGGCGCGCGCCTTCAAGACCCCGCCGGGGGCGATGGTGCGTGACGTTTATGCGCCACACATGCTGGCCTATCTCTATCCGGCACTGGCCACAACGCTGGCCATGTCCTGGAAGGTCTCTATCATGGCCGAGTTGCTGTCCGGTTCTGGTGGCATTGGTGATGGCATTGCAGCGGCAAGGGCGCGGGTGGATACGGCGCAATTGCTGGCTTGGGTGGTCGTGGTTGTGATCATCCTGCTTGTGCTCGACCAGCTGCTGCTGAGCCTTGTGCGCGAGCGTATGCATGTTTGGCGCAGTCAGGAGGAAGGGGGCAGGCATGGATGA